A stretch of Perognathus longimembris pacificus isolate PPM17 chromosome 1, ASM2315922v1, whole genome shotgun sequence DNA encodes these proteins:
- the Galt gene encoding galactose-1-phosphate uridylyltransferase isoform X1 yields MLHSGIDPEQRQQASEEDAPAAAFRASEHQHVRYNPLQDEWVLVSAHRMKRPWQGQVEPQHVKTVPRHDPRNPLCPGSTRANGEVNPHYDGTFLFDNDFPALQPDAPDPGPSDHPLFQAEAARGVCKVMCFHPWSDVTLPLMSLPEIRAVIDAWASVTEELGAQYPWVQIFENKGAMMGCSNPHPHCQVWASSFLPDIAQREERSQQAYQIQHGEPLLMEYGRQELLRKERLVLTSEHWLVLVPFWAVWPFQTLLLPRRHVQRLPELTPAERDDLASIMKKLLTKYDNLFETSFPYSMGWHGAPTGSEAGAKWDHWQLHAHYYPPLLRSATVRKFMVGYEMLAQAQRDLTPEQAAEKLRALPEVHYQSKAEEQGNSNHYLTTLTTGP; encoded by the exons ATGCTGCACAGTGGAATCGACCCCGAGCAGCGCCAGCAGGCGTCTGAGGAGGACGCCCCGGCAGCAGCCTTCCGGGCCAGCG AGCATCAGCATGTTCGCTACAACCCGCTGCAAGATGAGTGGGTTCTGGTGTCAGCTCATCGCATGAAACGGCCTTGGCAAGGGCAAGTGGAGCCCCAGCATGTGAAAACAGTGCCCCGCCATGACCCCCGCAACCCTCTGTGTCCTGGGTCCACAAGGGCCAATGGTGAG GTGAATCCCCACTATGATGGCACCTTCCTGTTTGACAATGACttcccagctctgcagcctgatgcTCCTGATCCAG GTCCCAGTGATCACCCCCTTTTCCAAGCAGAGGCTGCCAGAGGAGTTTG TAAAGTCATGTGTTTCCACCCCTGGTCGGATGTGACACTGCCACTCATGTCGCTCCCTGAAATCCGAGCTGTCATCGATGCGTGGGCCTCAGTCACAGAGGAGCTGGGTGCTCAGTACCCTTGGGTACAG ATCTTTGAAAACAAAGGAGCTATGATGGGCTGTtctaacccccacccccactgccag GTGTGGGCCAGCAGTTTCCTGCCAGATATTGCTCAGCGTGAGGAGCGGTCTCAGCAAGCCTATCAGATTCAGCATGGAGAGCCTCTGTTAATGGAGTATGGTCGCCAGGAGCTCCTTAGGAAG GAACGTCTGGTTCTAACAAGTGAGCACTGGTTAGTGCTGGTCCCCTTCTGGGCAGTGTGGCCCTTCCAGACTCTACTGCTGCCACGGCGGCATGTACAGAGGCTGCCTGAGCTGACCCCTGCTGAGCGAGATG ATCTAGCCTCCATCATGAAGAAGCTCTTGACCAAGTATGACAACCTATTTGAGACATCCTTTCCCTACTCCATGGGTTGGCATG GGGCTCCTACAGGATCAGAAGCTGGGGCCAAGTGGGACCACTGGCAGCTGCATGCTCATTACTACCCTCCACTTCTACGCTCTGCTACAGTCCGGAAATTCATGGTTGGCTATGAAATGCTTGCCCAGGCTCAGAGGGACCTCACCCCTGAGCAG GCTGCAGAGAAGTTAAGGGCACTTCCTGAAGTACATTACCAGTCGAAGGCAGAAGAACAAGGAAACAGCAACCATTATCTGACCACACTGACCACAGGGCCTTGA
- the Galt gene encoding galactose-1-phosphate uridylyltransferase isoform X2 codes for MCFHPWSDVTLPLMSLPEIRAVIDAWASVTEELGAQYPWVQIFENKGAMMGCSNPHPHCQVWASSFLPDIAQREERSQQAYQIQHGEPLLMEYGRQELLRKERLVLTSEHWLVLVPFWAVWPFQTLLLPRRHVQRLPELTPAERDDLASIMKKLLTKYDNLFETSFPYSMGWHGAPTGSEAGAKWDHWQLHAHYYPPLLRSATVRKFMVGYEMLAQAQRDLTPEQAAEKLRALPEVHYQSKAEEQGNSNHYLTTLTTGP; via the exons ATGTGTTTCCACCCCTGGTCGGATGTGACACTGCCACTCATGTCGCTCCCTGAAATCCGAGCTGTCATCGATGCGTGGGCCTCAGTCACAGAGGAGCTGGGTGCTCAGTACCCTTGGGTACAG ATCTTTGAAAACAAAGGAGCTATGATGGGCTGTtctaacccccacccccactgccag GTGTGGGCCAGCAGTTTCCTGCCAGATATTGCTCAGCGTGAGGAGCGGTCTCAGCAAGCCTATCAGATTCAGCATGGAGAGCCTCTGTTAATGGAGTATGGTCGCCAGGAGCTCCTTAGGAAG GAACGTCTGGTTCTAACAAGTGAGCACTGGTTAGTGCTGGTCCCCTTCTGGGCAGTGTGGCCCTTCCAGACTCTACTGCTGCCACGGCGGCATGTACAGAGGCTGCCTGAGCTGACCCCTGCTGAGCGAGATG ATCTAGCCTCCATCATGAAGAAGCTCTTGACCAAGTATGACAACCTATTTGAGACATCCTTTCCCTACTCCATGGGTTGGCATG GGGCTCCTACAGGATCAGAAGCTGGGGCCAAGTGGGACCACTGGCAGCTGCATGCTCATTACTACCCTCCACTTCTACGCTCTGCTACAGTCCGGAAATTCATGGTTGGCTATGAAATGCTTGCCCAGGCTCAGAGGGACCTCACCCCTGAGCAG GCTGCAGAGAAGTTAAGGGCACTTCCTGAAGTACATTACCAGTCGAAGGCAGAAGAACAAGGAAACAGCAACCATTATCTGACCACACTGACCACAGGGCCTTGA
- the Il11ra gene encoding interleukin-11 receptor subunit alpha, translated as MSHSYSGLSKVLVVVAAALVSSSSPCSQAWGPSGVQYGRLGKLVMLCCPGVNAGTPVSWFRDGESGMLQGPNSGLGNELVLAEANSTDEGTYICRTLDGALGGMVNLKLGYPPARPAVSCQAAAYENFSCTWRSSQVSGLPTRYLTSYRKKNGPEPTDSQSEGSSTGPWPCPQEPPGTTRCVVHGAEFWSKYRINVTEVNPLGASTRLLDVSLQSILRPDPPQGLRVESVPGYPRRLRASWTYPASWPRQPHFLLKFRLQYHPAQHPVWSTVESTGLEEEITDAVAGLSHAVRVSARDFLDAGTWSAWSPEVWGTPSTGPLTKMPVEDQLPMQPRETEDQVDSPAPPRPSLQPDPQPFDKRDPLEQVAVLASLGIFSFLGLAAGALALGLWLRLRRSGKNGSQKPGFLAPMIPVDKLPGASNL; from the exons ATGAGCCACagctactcagggctgagcaAGGTCCTGGTGGTCGTGGCTGCAGCCTtggtttcttcctcttctccctgctCCCAGGCTTGGGGTCCCTCAG GGGTCCAGTATGGACGGCTTGGCAAGTTGGTGATGCTCTGTTGCCCTGGAGTGAATGCTGG GACCCCAGTTTCCTGGTTTCGAGATGGGGAGTCTGGGATGCTACAGGGACCAAACTCTGGGCTAGGGAATGAGCTGGTCCTGGCTGAGGCAAACAGCACTGATGAGGGCACTTACATCTGTCGGACACTGGATGGTGCCCTTGGGGGCATGGTGAACCTGAAGCTGGGCT ACCCCCCAGCCCGTCCTGCGGTCTCCTGCCAAGCAGCTGCCTATGAGAACTTCTCCTGTACTTGGAGATCCAGCCAGGTCAGCGGTTTACCCACCCGCTACCTCACTtcttacag GAAGAAGAATGGGCCAGAACCTACGGATAGTCAGAG TGAGGGTTCATCCACAGGGCCCTGGCCATGCCCACAGGAACCCCCAGGGACCACCCGCTGTGTGGTTCATGGAGCAGAATTCTGGAGCAAGTATCGGATTAATGTGACTGAGGTGAATCCGCTGGGTGCCAGTACACGCCTGCTGGATGTGAGCTTGCAAAGCATCT TGCGTCCCGACCCACCCCAGGGACTGCGGGTGGAGTCAGTACCTGGCTACCCCCGACGCCTTCGTGCCAGTTGGACATACCCTGCTTCCTGGCCTCGCCAGCCTCACTTCCTGCTTAAGTTCCGGCTGCAGTATCATCCAGCACAGCATCCAGTCTGGTCCACG GTGGAATCCACTGGCTTGGAGGAGGAGATCACAGATGCTGTGGCTGGGCTGTCTCACGCTGTGCGGGTCAGTGCCCGGGACTTTCTGGATGCTGGTACCTGGAGCGCCTGGAGTCCAGAGGTCTGGGGAACTCCAAGCACTG GACCTCTAACAAAGATGCCTGTTGAGgaccagctacctatgcaaccaCGAGAGACAGAAGATCAGGTAGACAGCCCTGCTCCTCCAAGGCCTTCCCTGCAGCCAGACCCACAGCCATTTG ATAAGAGAGACCCATTGGAGCAAGTGGCTGTGTTAGCATCTTTGggaattttctctttcttgggaCTGGCTGCTGGGGCCTTGGCACTGGGACTCTG GCTGAGGCTGAGACGAAGTGGGAAGAATGGATCTCAAAAACCTGGGTTCTTGGCCCCGATGATTCCAGTGGACAAGCTTCCAG GTGCTTCAAACCTATAG
- the LOC125366664 gene encoding uncharacterized protein LOC125366664, with protein sequence MTTIRFRGGAREGGSLGCADPSAPLQETFGARDMSGLRRYEVALEAEEEIYWGCFYFFPWLRMWRRDRSSAHPRQPKLEPLRGLMSCLSSGLGPAPQRSGRGLLCRTPTTAAQPGGALKI encoded by the exons ATGACAACAATCCGTTTCCGGGGTGGAGCCAGGGAGGGCGGGAGTTTAGGCTGCGCCGACCCCTCAGCCCCCCTCCAG GAGACGTTCGGAGCCCGGGACATGTCGGGATTGAGGAGATACGAAGTggcgctggaggcggaggagga GATCTACTGGGGCTGCTTCTACTTTTTCCCCTGGCTGCGAATGTGGCGCCGAGATCGGAG CTCGGCGCATCCCCGGCAACCGAAGCTGGAACCTCTTCGGGGCCTGATGAGCTGTCTGTCGAGCGGCCTGGGCCCTGCTCCCCAGCGTTCAGGTCGTGGCCTCCTCTGCCGCACCCCTACCACCGCTGCCCAGCCAGGCGGTGCATTAAAGATTTAA